Proteins found in one Maridesulfovibrio sp. genomic segment:
- a CDS encoding arylesterase gives MAKITLAAFGDSLTEGYGLPAYSSLPSQLERKLLEEGLHVEINNFGLSGDTSADGLFRLADVLESAPDAAYIEFGANDCFQLMDPQQTKMNLERMVEAFQEAAIPILLLGFKPMNFTPHSYASEFNRIFTEIAEKFSIPLYPNLTKGIGESPEFYQPDGVHPNSEGVAVMVENMFPAFKDFLKSISG, from the coding sequence ATGGCAAAAATAACATTGGCAGCCTTCGGCGACAGTCTTACAGAAGGGTACGGTCTTCCGGCGTACAGTTCTCTTCCGTCCCAACTTGAGCGCAAACTGCTTGAGGAAGGCCTCCATGTTGAAATAAATAATTTCGGCCTGTCCGGGGATACCTCCGCGGACGGGCTGTTTCGCCTTGCCGATGTATTAGAGAGCGCACCGGATGCTGCCTACATAGAATTCGGAGCCAATGACTGTTTCCAGCTGATGGACCCGCAGCAGACTAAAATGAACCTTGAGCGCATGGTGGAAGCATTTCAGGAAGCAGCCATTCCCATTCTGCTGCTCGGCTTTAAACCCATGAATTTCACGCCCCATTCCTACGCCTCTGAATTTAACCGCATATTCACGGAAATTGCTGAAAAATTCAGCATTCCTCTCTACCCTAATCTGACCAAAGGCATTGGAGAATCACCGGAATTCTACCAGCCGGACGGAGTTCACCCCAACAGCGAAGGCGTGGCAGTCATGGTCGAAAACATGTTTCCAGCCTTTAAAGACTTTTTGAAATCCATCTCCGGGTAA